The nucleotide window ATGGCTGGACCAGGTGATGGTCAGAAGCCTCGATGAGTTTGTCAGTTTCATCAATTCCCAGAAAGAAGCATGGGCAGCAAAGGGAGTACAATTGAAACTCGGAATCGAAGCAGACTATTTTGTCGGCGGAGAAGCAGAGCTGCAGTCACTTTTAAGCGGTTATGATTTCGACTATATTATTGGATCTGTTCACTTCCATCAAGGGTGGGGATTTGATAACCCCGAGCTTCAGGATACATTCCAGGAATATGATCTAGTTCAGCTATACAAGGAACATTTTGAAACGGTGAAAAAGGCAGCACAAAGCAAGATGTTCGACTTTATTGCCCATCTTGACAATATGAAAGTATTCAATCATCGTCCAGACGAAGAATCCTTATTGGGAATGTATAAAGAAGTGGCGAGGGTCTTGGTTGAAAATGATGTTGCGACTGAAATCAACCCTGGCCTGTATTATCGATACCCGGTCAGGGAAATGTGCCCAAGCCCCCGGTTTTTGGATGTATTGGTCGCAGAAGGCGTAAAGTTCACGATGTCATCCGATTCACATTTTCCGAACGATCTTGGAATTTACTCGGATCAAATCAAAAGCATGCTGATGGGAAAAGGTGTCACAGAAATCGCAACATTCGAAAAGAGACAAAGTCTGATGAGGCCGCTTTAGACATTCAATATCCGTAAAGATTGGATGGTTAAGGCTGACATAACGAAAACTTAGAGAACTTGAAAAGTCTCTTTCATAAAACATATAGAAGAAGGAGGATAGCCATTTCGCTATCCTCTAAAATTTGTCGCGGGCTCTTAACGATTTTGGTTTCCGAATGAGACCTGGGAATGATCCCAGTTTCTCTCCAGCGTCTTCACGAATCTATGCCGATATTTCGCTTTGTTGAGCAATTGTTCAATTTCTTTCAAAATGGAGTGCCGTTCATCTTGGTCAAGGGCATTCATTAATTGTAACTTTAAGTCAGTTAATTTCTCTTGTTCTTCTGCAGAAAGATTGCTTTTCATTGGTGAATCCTCCTTTAGATTAATAGGAACGATTACCAATAGAGTATAGGAAGGATATTAAGAAGATGCAGGT belongs to Mesobacillus sp. AQ2 and includes:
- a CDS encoding histidinol phosphate phosphatase domain-containing protein, giving the protein MKVDYHIHLEEGPYSLSFVDKTLKAMEHFEPNGEMRHSKQWLNESMARISRRLAEGEYSQWWLDLYLQEALNKGIKEVGIVDHLYRFKETEAYFRKFMDVSSSEAGSKQAKWLDQVMVRSLDEFVSFINSQKEAWAAKGVQLKLGIEADYFVGGEAELQSLLSGYDFDYIIGSVHFHQGWGFDNPELQDTFQEYDLVQLYKEHFETVKKAAQSKMFDFIAHLDNMKVFNHRPDEESLLGMYKEVARVLVENDVATEINPGLYYRYPVREMCPSPRFLDVLVAEGVKFTMSSDSHFPNDLGIYSDQIKSMLMGKGVTEIATFEKRQSLMRPL